The following are from one region of the Knoellia sp. p5-6-4 genome:
- a CDS encoding metalloregulator ArsR/SmtB family transcription factor produces the protein MSPDPLSTTFAALADPTRRAILERLAEGDATVGELAEPFDMTLPAISKHLAVLERAGLIAKSRHGQQRLCRITANPLKNADTWLNEYRRHWEANLDSLDAYLTRLQSQEKKP, from the coding sequence ATGTCGCCCGACCCGCTCAGCACCACGTTCGCCGCCCTGGCGGACCCGACCCGTCGAGCGATCCTCGAACGCCTCGCCGAGGGGGACGCCACAGTCGGCGAGCTGGCCGAGCCGTTCGACATGACCCTGCCTGCCATCTCCAAGCACCTGGCCGTCCTCGAGCGGGCCGGCCTCATCGCCAAGAGCCGACACGGCCAGCAGCGCCTGTGCCGGATCACGGCCAACCCGCTGAAGAACGCGGACACCTGGCTGAACGAGTACCGCCGCCACTGGGAGGCCAACCTCGACAGCCTCGATGCCTACCTCACAAGGCTCCAGTCACAGGAGAAGAAGCCATGA
- a CDS encoding SRPBCC family protein has protein sequence MSSTTHERATVTTEGADIVITRRFHAPARLVYEVMTTPEHVRQWWGAGYGTMTDCEIDLRVGGRWHFAQLSQGQEVSFSGEYLELDPPHRMVHTEKFDNLPDSEPSTIVTTFTEEDGVTTLHAVCTYDSPETVEQVVATGMEGGLQSSYDAIDDLLARLG, from the coding sequence ATGAGCAGCACGACCCACGAGCGCGCCACCGTCACCACCGAGGGCGCCGACATCGTCATCACCCGCCGCTTCCACGCCCCCGCCCGGCTCGTCTACGAGGTCATGACCACGCCCGAGCACGTCCGCCAGTGGTGGGGAGCCGGCTACGGCACCATGACCGACTGCGAGATCGACCTTCGGGTCGGCGGTCGGTGGCACTTCGCCCAGCTCTCCCAGGGCCAGGAGGTCTCGTTCTCCGGCGAGTACCTCGAGCTCGACCCGCCCCACCGCATGGTGCACACGGAGAAGTTCGACAACCTGCCCGACAGCGAGCCGTCGACCATCGTCACGACGTTCACCGAGGAGGACGGCGTCACCACGCTGCACGCGGTGTGCACCTACGACTCCCCGGAGACCGTCGAGCAGGTCGTGGCGACGGGCATGGAGGGCGGCCTCCAGTCGTCCTACGACGCGATCGACGACCTGCTCGCCCGCCTCGGCTGA
- a CDS encoding acyl-CoA dehydrogenase family protein, with protein sequence MPRNVYGPDHEAFRSSVREFVERTLKPRAEQMLEVKSIDRDIWKEAGKQGLFGLDIPEEFGGAGAEDYRFNAVVAEEIAAFNFAVSSCFGIHSDVCPPYIVDLGTREQKERWLPGMANGDLICAIAMTEPSGGSDLAALKTTAVPAGDGSGDWVLNGSKTFITNGFQADLVIVAARTDPAKGAKGITLFMVEAGMEGFSRGRKLDKVGQEEADTSELFFENVRVPDANRLGEEGMGFIAMMQRLSQERVGAAVANTAHAFQILRETIEYTKERKAFGQPVGSFQHNKFKIAELQTKLEVTQAFVDDCIEAHAERKLTPVDAAKAKWWSAQVQNDVLDECVQLYGGYGFMNEYRVARAWRDARVSKIWAGSNEIMKELIGRDLGL encoded by the coding sequence ATGCCCCGCAACGTCTACGGCCCCGACCACGAGGCCTTCCGCAGTTCCGTCCGGGAGTTCGTCGAGCGCACGCTCAAGCCGCGTGCCGAGCAGATGCTCGAGGTGAAGTCGATCGACCGCGACATCTGGAAGGAGGCCGGGAAGCAGGGCCTCTTCGGGCTCGACATCCCCGAGGAGTTCGGGGGCGCGGGCGCCGAGGACTACCGCTTCAACGCCGTCGTGGCCGAGGAGATCGCCGCGTTCAACTTCGCGGTCTCGTCGTGCTTCGGCATCCACTCCGACGTCTGCCCTCCCTACATCGTCGACCTCGGCACCCGGGAGCAGAAGGAGCGGTGGCTGCCGGGCATGGCCAACGGCGACCTGATCTGCGCCATCGCGATGACCGAGCCCTCGGGCGGCTCCGACCTCGCGGCGCTCAAGACCACGGCGGTGCCCGCGGGTGACGGTTCGGGCGACTGGGTGCTGAACGGCTCCAAGACCTTCATCACCAACGGCTTCCAGGCCGACCTCGTCATCGTCGCCGCTCGGACGGACCCCGCCAAGGGCGCCAAGGGCATCACGCTGTTCATGGTCGAGGCGGGCATGGAGGGCTTCAGCCGTGGCCGCAAGCTCGACAAGGTCGGCCAGGAGGAGGCCGACACCTCCGAGCTGTTCTTCGAGAACGTCCGCGTCCCCGACGCCAACCGTCTCGGCGAGGAGGGCATGGGCTTCATCGCGATGATGCAGCGCCTGTCGCAGGAGCGGGTGGGTGCGGCCGTCGCCAACACCGCGCACGCCTTCCAGATCCTCCGCGAGACGATCGAGTACACCAAGGAGCGCAAGGCGTTCGGCCAGCCGGTCGGCTCGTTCCAGCACAACAAGTTCAAGATCGCCGAGCTGCAGACCAAGCTCGAGGTCACCCAGGCGTTCGTCGACGACTGCATCGAGGCGCACGCCGAGCGGAAGCTGACCCCCGTCGACGCGGCCAAGGCCAAGTGGTGGTCCGCGCAGGTGCAGAACGACGTGCTCGACGAGTGCGTGCAGCTCTACGGCGGCTACGGCTTCATGAACGAGTACCGCGTGGCCCGCGCCTGGCGCGACGCCCGCGTGTCGAAGATCTGGGCCGGCTCCAACGAGATCATGAAGGAGCTCATCGGCCGCGACCTCGGCCTCTGA
- a CDS encoding TetR/AcrR family transcriptional regulator: MSTPGRSVDAATDAAQRLMEAAADAFAAKGFHATTTRDIASRAGLSPAGVYVHFASKEDLLFQLSREGHEVARDLLVTAADTAGTPTEALRAIMRVFSQWHAEHFRVARIVQYEFQNLTPEHREAVLGLRKEIDGVVRDVLTKGVASGEFSVTDVADTALALLSMAVDVARWYDPEIKRTPEAIGRTYGELGLRLVT, from the coding sequence ATGTCGACCCCCGGGCGCTCCGTGGACGCTGCGACCGACGCCGCCCAGCGGCTCATGGAGGCCGCAGCCGACGCCTTCGCCGCAAAGGGCTTCCACGCCACGACCACCCGCGACATCGCCTCCCGCGCCGGCCTCTCCCCCGCCGGCGTCTACGTGCACTTCGCGTCCAAGGAGGACCTGCTCTTCCAGCTCAGCCGCGAGGGCCACGAGGTGGCCCGCGACCTGCTCGTCACCGCCGCCGACACGGCTGGCACACCGACGGAGGCGCTGCGCGCGATCATGCGGGTCTTCTCGCAGTGGCACGCCGAGCACTTCCGGGTGGCGCGCATCGTCCAGTACGAGTTCCAGAACCTCACCCCCGAGCACCGGGAGGCGGTCCTCGGCCTGCGCAAGGAGATCGACGGCGTGGTCCGCGACGTGCTCACGAAGGGTGTGGCCAGCGGCGAGTTCAGCGTGACCGACGTGGCCGACACGGCCCTCGCCCTGCTGTCCATGGCCGTCGACGTGGCCCGCTGGTACGACCCTGAGATCAAGCGCACCCCGGAGGCGATCGGGCGCACCTACGGCGAGCTCGGCCTGCGGCTCGTGACCTGA
- a CDS encoding CYTH and CHAD domain-containing protein, whose protein sequence is MGSTGPTEVTAEVERKYDVDPATILPTLAGVDGIARVGQPVEHLLEAVYYDTAGLDLARSRITLRRRTGCADAGWHLKLPGPDDLRTEVRLPLDATDDPAAVPEALLEPVRTVVRDRPLAPVALLRSRRREQDLLDDRGRVVAHLCDDEVEAESPAGRGGTERWREWEVELTGDDTGLLDTVEERLLAAGAAPAGHSSKLRRALGDRLPRSTTPPPGPDGRGWSKASTADVLRAYLGEHRAALHHHDPGVRAGDPESVHKMRVAARRLRSALTTYRPVLGRDVADPLRAELRWLGLALSGARDTHVLRSRLSGVLDAEPPELVVGPVVARLEQELGSTERDGQRCAVQALGSSRYYRLLDALDAVVDSDPGDRGDRGYLGHAESAGRAATEVPALVRRDWRRLRRAVEEVGRAAGSDAHDRALHEARKKAKRLRYAAESAATVRPREATALATAAEAVQEALGEHHDTVVARAHLRSVAMTAHLSGENAFTFGRLHALEQWRAARAEQAFDAAWASLSKRRLRRWLRPPPH, encoded by the coding sequence ATGGGCTCCACCGGACCGACCGAGGTCACTGCCGAGGTCGAGCGCAAGTACGACGTCGACCCGGCGACGATCCTGCCCACCCTGGCCGGCGTCGACGGCATCGCCCGGGTCGGGCAACCGGTGGAGCACCTCCTGGAGGCCGTCTACTACGACACCGCGGGCCTCGACCTCGCCCGCAGCCGGATCACGCTGCGCCGCAGGACCGGCTGCGCGGACGCCGGCTGGCACCTCAAGCTGCCGGGACCTGATGACCTCCGCACCGAGGTGCGGCTCCCCCTCGACGCCACCGACGACCCCGCCGCCGTGCCCGAGGCGCTGCTCGAACCGGTGCGCACCGTGGTGCGCGACCGGCCCCTCGCCCCCGTGGCCCTGCTCCGGTCGCGACGTCGCGAGCAGGACCTCCTCGACGACCGCGGCAGGGTGGTGGCGCACCTGTGCGACGACGAGGTGGAGGCCGAGTCCCCGGCAGGACGCGGCGGGACCGAGCGCTGGCGTGAGTGGGAGGTCGAGCTCACCGGCGACGACACCGGGCTGCTCGACACCGTCGAGGAGCGGCTTCTGGCGGCCGGGGCCGCCCCGGCCGGCCACAGCTCGAAACTGCGCCGGGCCCTCGGCGACCGGTTGCCCCGGTCGACGACGCCACCCCCTGGACCCGACGGCCGGGGGTGGTCGAAGGCGAGCACGGCTGACGTCCTTCGTGCCTACCTCGGGGAGCACCGCGCGGCCCTGCACCACCACGACCCCGGCGTCCGTGCGGGTGACCCGGAGTCCGTGCACAAGATGCGCGTCGCGGCCCGACGGCTCCGCTCGGCCCTCACCACCTACCGCCCGGTGCTCGGCAGGGACGTGGCCGACCCCCTGCGCGCCGAGCTGCGGTGGCTCGGCCTGGCCCTGAGCGGAGCGCGCGACACCCATGTGCTGCGCTCACGCCTGAGCGGTGTGCTGGATGCCGAGCCGCCCGAGCTCGTGGTCGGGCCGGTCGTCGCGCGCCTCGAGCAGGAGCTCGGCTCCACCGAGCGCGATGGCCAGCGGTGCGCCGTGCAGGCCCTGGGGAGCAGCCGGTACTACCGGCTCCTGGACGCCCTCGACGCCGTCGTCGACTCGGACCCGGGTGACCGGGGCGACCGAGGGTACCTGGGCCACGCGGAGTCAGCCGGTCGCGCTGCCACCGAGGTCCCGGCACTGGTGCGGCGTGACTGGAGACGGCTGCGCCGAGCGGTCGAGGAGGTAGGGCGCGCGGCCGGCAGCGACGCCCACGACCGCGCCCTGCACGAGGCGCGCAAGAAGGCCAAGCGGCTGCGCTACGCGGCGGAGTCCGCCGCGACGGTCCGTCCCCGGGAAGCCACCGCCCTGGCCACCGCCGCGGAGGCCGTGCAGGAGGCCCTCGGCGAGCACCACGACACGGTCGTGGCCCGCGCACACCTGCGCTCGGTCGCCATGACGGCCCACCTGAGCGGCGAGAACGCCTTCACCTTCGGGCGGCTGCACGCGTTGGAGCAGTGGCGGGCGGCGCGCGCCGAGCAGGCCTTCGACGCGGCGTGGGCGTCGCTCTCGAAGCGCCGCCTGCGTCGCTGGCTGCGCCCCCCGCCGCACTGA
- a CDS encoding GNAT family N-acetyltransferase, whose translation MSTDGVVRVEPLTPARWDDAVAVFGTRGDPASCWCQFFRLAGQDWRQTTREANRDALQAQVLDAEAAAPGLLAYSDAEPAGWVAVAPRAGYPRLGRHRALAAVVGADTLADPSVWSVTCFVVRVGFRRRGAASALLEAAVEFAAAHGASAVEGYPVAVSPGERRASSELYHGTRSTFVAAGFEEVGRTSRARPVMRRVLA comes from the coding sequence TTGAGCACCGACGGCGTCGTCCGCGTCGAGCCCCTGACACCGGCTCGATGGGACGACGCCGTCGCCGTCTTCGGCACCCGCGGCGACCCGGCGTCATGTTGGTGTCAGTTCTTCCGCCTTGCGGGTCAGGACTGGCGGCAGACGACCCGCGAGGCCAACCGTGACGCGCTGCAGGCGCAGGTCCTCGACGCGGAGGCCGCCGCGCCCGGACTGCTCGCCTACTCGGACGCGGAGCCGGCGGGGTGGGTGGCCGTGGCGCCACGAGCCGGGTACCCCCGGCTGGGGCGTCACCGGGCCCTGGCGGCGGTCGTCGGCGCCGACACCCTGGCCGACCCGTCCGTGTGGTCCGTGACCTGCTTCGTGGTGCGGGTCGGCTTCAGGCGCCGTGGTGCCGCGAGCGCCCTGTTGGAGGCAGCGGTGGAGTTCGCGGCAGCCCACGGAGCCAGTGCTGTCGAGGGCTACCCCGTCGCCGTGTCTCCCGGCGAGCGCCGGGCGTCCAGCGAGCTGTACCACGGGACGCGGTCGACGTTCGTCGCTGCGGGGTTCGAGGAGGTCGGTCGCACCTCACGGGCGCGACCGGTCATGCGGCGGGTGCTGGCCTGA
- the ettA gene encoding energy-dependent translational throttle protein EttA, with the protein MPEFIYVMTRARKAHNEKVILDDVTMSFYPGAKIGMVGPNGAGKSTILKIMAGLDQPSNGEARLAAGATVGILLQEPPLNEEKTVLGNVEEGLGEIKRKVDRFNEISAEMAEPDADFDALMAEMGKLQEEIDHADAWDLDSQLEQAMDALRCPPPDADVTVLSGGERRRVALCKLLLSKPDLLLLDEPTNHLDAESVLWLEQHLASYPGAVIAVTHDRYFLDNVAQWIAEVDRGRLYPYEGNYSTYLEKKAERLQVQGKKDAKLQKRLKDELEWVRSNAKGRQAKSKARLQRYEEMAAEAERTRKLDFEEIQIPPGPRLGSTVIEVKDLKKGFGDRVLIDNLSFTLPRNGIVGVIGPNGVGKTTLFKTIVGFEEPDEGSVKVGETVSISYVDQNRGGIDPEKNIWEVVSDGLDHIKVGHVEIPSRAYVSQFGFKGPDQQKKAGVLSGGERNRLNLALTLKQGGNLLLLDEPTNDLDVETLGSLENALLEFPGCAVVISHDRWFLDRVATHILAYEGDEQDPSKWYWFEGNFESYEANKVDRLGADAARPHRVTYRKLTRD; encoded by the coding sequence ATGCCCGAGTTCATCTACGTCATGACCCGCGCCCGCAAGGCGCACAACGAGAAGGTCATCCTCGACGACGTCACGATGTCGTTCTACCCCGGCGCGAAGATCGGCATGGTCGGTCCCAACGGCGCGGGCAAGTCGACGATCCTGAAGATCATGGCCGGGCTGGACCAGCCGTCGAACGGTGAGGCCCGCCTGGCCGCCGGTGCGACCGTGGGCATCCTGCTGCAGGAGCCGCCGCTCAACGAGGAGAAGACCGTCCTCGGCAACGTCGAGGAGGGCCTCGGCGAGATCAAGCGCAAGGTCGACCGGTTCAACGAGATCTCCGCGGAGATGGCCGAGCCGGACGCCGACTTCGACGCGCTGATGGCCGAGATGGGCAAGCTCCAGGAGGAGATCGACCACGCCGACGCGTGGGACCTCGACTCCCAGCTCGAGCAGGCCATGGACGCCCTGCGCTGCCCGCCGCCGGACGCCGACGTCACGGTGCTCTCCGGTGGTGAGCGTCGCCGGGTCGCACTGTGCAAGCTGCTGCTGAGCAAGCCCGACCTGCTGCTCCTCGACGAGCCCACCAACCACCTCGACGCCGAGTCGGTGCTCTGGCTCGAGCAGCACCTGGCCTCCTACCCGGGCGCCGTCATCGCCGTCACCCACGACCGCTACTTCCTCGACAACGTGGCGCAGTGGATCGCCGAGGTCGACCGCGGCAGGCTCTACCCCTACGAGGGCAACTACTCGACCTACCTGGAGAAGAAGGCCGAGCGCCTGCAGGTCCAGGGCAAGAAGGACGCCAAGCTCCAGAAGCGCCTCAAGGACGAGCTGGAGTGGGTGCGCTCGAACGCCAAGGGCCGCCAGGCGAAGTCCAAGGCTCGCCTGCAGCGCTACGAGGAGATGGCCGCGGAGGCCGAGCGCACGCGCAAGCTCGACTTCGAGGAGATCCAGATCCCGCCGGGCCCGCGCCTGGGCTCGACGGTCATCGAGGTCAAGGACCTGAAGAAGGGCTTCGGCGACCGCGTCCTCATCGACAACCTGTCGTTCACGCTGCCGCGCAACGGCATCGTCGGCGTCATCGGCCCCAACGGCGTCGGCAAGACCACGCTCTTCAAGACGATCGTGGGCTTCGAGGAGCCCGACGAGGGCAGCGTCAAGGTCGGTGAGACGGTCTCGATCTCGTACGTCGACCAGAACCGCGGCGGCATCGACCCCGAGAAGAACATCTGGGAGGTCGTCTCCGACGGCCTCGACCACATCAAGGTCGGCCACGTCGAGATCCCGTCCCGGGCCTACGTCTCCCAGTTCGGCTTCAAGGGCCCGGACCAGCAGAAGAAGGCGGGGGTGCTCTCCGGTGGTGAGCGCAACCGCCTCAACCTCGCCCTCACCCTGAAGCAGGGCGGCAACCTGCTGCTGCTCGACGAGCCCACCAACGACCTCGACGTCGAGACGCTCGGCTCCCTCGAGAACGCGCTGCTCGAGTTCCCGGGCTGCGCGGTGGTCATCTCGCACGACCGGTGGTTCCTCGACCGCGTGGCCACGCACATCCTCGCGTACGAGGGCGACGAGCAGGACCCGAGCAAGTGGTACTGGTTCGAGGGCAACTTCGAGTCGTACGAGGCCAACAAGGTCGACCGCCTCGGCGCCGACGCGGCCCGGCCGCACCGGGTCACGTACCGGAAGCTGACGCGCGACTAG
- the ssb gene encoding single-stranded DNA-binding protein: MNEIYVTVCGRLVADPEARTTKTGGVPFAAFRIASTARRVNRQTGEFEDAGTSFVNVTAFRSLGANVANSLHKGDPVVVHGRMRVNQWMRQDDTPATTVEIDAYSVGHDLSYGTTGFTKVTRPQVDRTDRMSDEAVQAAHARASGEPGFDAETDDYVVEEDGTFEPAVGALASA, encoded by the coding sequence GTGAACGAGATCTATGTGACCGTGTGCGGCCGGCTGGTGGCAGACCCGGAGGCCAGGACCACCAAGACCGGCGGCGTGCCCTTCGCGGCGTTCCGCATCGCGTCGACCGCCCGGCGGGTCAACCGACAGACGGGCGAGTTCGAGGACGCCGGGACCAGCTTCGTCAACGTGACGGCCTTCCGGTCCCTCGGGGCCAACGTCGCGAACTCGCTCCACAAGGGCGACCCCGTCGTCGTGCACGGCCGGATGCGGGTCAACCAGTGGATGCGCCAGGACGACACCCCGGCCACCACGGTGGAGATCGACGCCTACAGCGTCGGGCACGACCTGTCCTACGGCACGACGGGCTTCACCAAGGTCACCCGGCCGCAGGTCGACCGCACCGACCGGATGTCCGACGAGGCCGTCCAGGCCGCGCACGCCCGGGCCAGCGGCGAGCCCGGCTTCGACGCCGAGACCGACGACTACGTCGTGGAGGAGGACGGCACCTTCGAGCCGGCCGTGGGGGCCCTGGCCAGCGCCTGA